In Drosophila willistoni isolate 14030-0811.24 chromosome XR unlocalized genomic scaffold, UCI_dwil_1.1 Seg8, whole genome shotgun sequence, a single genomic region encodes these proteins:
- the LOC6645784 gene encoding uncharacterized protein LOC6645784 — protein MLKKFVEVNAEESPSANPYEVRTYLGDVAQTPEWKNETCPPRERVCKKPPNSTISHVLTIEDEIRKLHQKAEESRFIRPFKKRCELYDEFTMCVVPQRTPEELKVHAEMRERLLLARKDFGLVEHDARHKRTCPKDLVVLNSPMNVHEEEEGEPEEEGGEEEETDVKPQLASPECSSDIIIIPDKRMLELKRPKSRIYLNETQVGPLEELPFPSYNPRVIQEGLEGENLKSFDIIEGCNQQDLWTWNVGYQKREEQLDEDFIAASLPKYENDGELTVYNIPKELDKTFTAEIVFGSRNIYPDDKKEDNRVSYYFRPSEVACIIIAYVESFRLNPDFWTAGTMDSILKRGVKLTKKSIAYNYKSETNDFDIIPQVDDRQASVDIKIHFSGLLKNEPNMFKALSLFFSKYNSCIFVSRDLFLLIWKRCLNSYYIFDPNGRNDLCQRDFVDGKCSLMATRFTEHLVHLINKFSDLTPDDEFSIYEISLAQYGKLKEPKVRKDTNMVYHKLWAVVNEHFAVKPAGNNGLQQPISGNEKNASLVVSLIALIYSEFELAKLWRPMTIDDIIRYGVAYYKTLRKKFRLDGKRWKNKKPELNVVDLPEMFLMGAFKATVRKNPFMINGHVADCKSYLESQLTMALQQLFSTPQWPAALLQIDNSVLSIWRDREFFYVFDPFRRNRTGLVIDPDDYRIKGLAVLQMHSTFDSFCRVLYLNALKMRRGGKFFIHGIRTGCIRPLQVMTQKTNKFPALQMGLPTFTDEPEPAELKQKKSIESIPEAERMPITDEKEMAEDLINQIINEIIKELPEPQLERPRVYRQAQKVLLRTDKENLRALRLKIKRGYELAGEEEEDEDLQRLLTLEEELALKSNFLTLPDGAWIIKGTTQLPQLDEEMAKLSGLLAGLVAVAVSAKYKISTWNADLIEFSLESPNQFGDDYQNYEYILACLLAKKLPDIAIGESNFSMEVTKVVKSSIMVPLREVLLELLIANTRLLLVCQRFSCLIVKRYNFLYMFIGFPCNPLGFRKGGSGPACLLRFVELDALLRRIEFGCNPQGCTVMNFIVAAIKVVDNNTQGRFRHWGKALEDAEYDQEASRKKRLKEQRLEKMRYIDEELKKENRRIQMFLEAKQAREDRKKGKKDKSKPEYKDTGLDEAHGEENEYDELGMEEEEEAEGEEEIELKHQPGKRLPKEIRRPYKPRPILYGYRMREKDCNFKIQGSMAMEGRDEGSFSLIKPCYFASALAIISCSLRPLNHWNSYRIDRVITNAKAIASRVCEMESVFERVVRHVTVDDYEFDIWIRSFEPAGMWTPAAGSKKKISGAAAMAMFKKKLDKSLATRSYLLLFTANGSYAMYHDEFYHLFDPYGSMEKPGGGEEEDDGAEGGGDEKKKKKCPKGPKRYPERNTASWILFADVDGLINYIDERNAQPEWKEKCQYKFYVVDILSYKKAAPNARILQLLTDLSIPMTCSNKHYGRPEYEICATNESLGWLELENCLPVWSRLNRRNTAGKYRNLPVSKLKKFDVEIEGRLWSLWGNLHPEAPVFEDELRGRQYLACYVMACCAASVYRLMDWSAHLLDTIVVCGDKYFKESIDQISKEDYEFSLENLNIDCSLEAINFVVHIEHVCYGKLYRVPTSNRMNLSEALIYFFSHYQYGIVMVRKRALAIGFSPGHDGGYFMYDCQEKDHPLFPKAQGASYLLRTRHLQVLLYCIVVTLNVPFYNIDFSIHKVEMLREGATVENEGEEEEGGGAEGGEDDEQ, from the exons AtgcttaaaaaatttgttgaagtAAATGCCGAAGAAAGTCCTTCGGCCAATCCTTACGAAGTGCGCACCTATTTGGGTGATGTTGCTCAAACACCCGAATGGAAAAATGAAACCTGTCCACCACGTGAAAGGGTGTGCAAGAAGCCTCCAAATTCAACGATTTCCCATGTGCTGACCATTGAGGATGAAATCCGCAAGCTGCATCAAAAGGCGGAAGAATCACGATTCATTCGTCCGTTCAAGAAACGCTGTGAACTTTATGATGAGTTTACCATGTGCGTGGTTCCTCAGCGTACGCCGGAGGAGTTAAAAGTGCACGCCGAGATGCGGGAGCGCTTGTTGCTGGCACGCAAGGATTTTGGTCTGGTTGAGCACGATGCGCGCCACAAGCGGACCTGTCCCAAAGATTTGGTTGTCCTTAATAGCCCGATGAATGTTCATGAGGAGGAGGAAGGAGAGCCTGAGGAAGAGGGTGGAGAAGAGGAGGAGACAGACGTCAAGCCCCAACTGGCTTCTCCCGAATGTAGTTCCGACATTATCATTATACCCGATAAACGAATG CTGGAATTAAAACGTCCCAAgagtcgtatttatttgaatgaaaCACAAGTTGGTCCTTTGGAGGAATTACCATTTCCCTCATATAATCCTCGTGTCATCCAAGAGGGCTTGGAGggtgaaaatttgaaatcTTTCGATATCATTGAGGGTTGTAATCAGCAAGATCTATGGACCTGGAATGTTGGCTATCAGAAGCGTGAAGAGCAATTGGATGAGGATTTCATAGCGGCATCTTTGCCCAAATATG aaaacgaCGGCGAGCTAACCGTATATAATATACCCAAAGAATTGGATAAGACATTTACGGCGGAAATTGTATTTGGTAGTCGAAATATCTATCCCGATGACAAGAAAGAGGACAATCGCGTAAG CTATTATTTCCGACCGAGTGAAGTGGCCTGCATTATTATAGCCTATGTGGAGAGTTTTCGTTTGAATCCAGATTTCTGGACAGCCGGCACCATGGATAGCATATTGAAGCGTGGAGTTAAGCTAACGAAAAAAAGTATTGCCTACAATTATAAATCGGAAACCAATGATTTCGATATAATACCACAAGTGGATGATCGTCAAGCTTCGGTGGACATAAAGATACATTTCTCGGGGCTATTGAAAAACGAACCGAATATGTTCAAGGCCCTCTCGCTGTTCTTTTCGAAATATAACTCTTGTATATTCGTATCAAGAGATCTCTTTCTGCTGATATGGAAACGTTGCCTAAACTCTTACTATATCTTTGATCCCAATGGTCGAAATGATTTGTGTCAACGCGATTTTGTAGATGGGAAATGTTCTCTAATGGCAACACGATTCACCGAACATTTGGTTCATTTGATTAACAAATTTAGTGACCTGACGCCCGATGATGAGTTTAGCATCTATGAAATATCATTAGCCCAATATGGCAAGCTGAAAGAGCCAAAAGTGAGGAAAGACACAAATATGGTATATCATAAGCTCTGGGCGGTGGTTAATGAGCATTTTGCTGTAAAACCAGCTGGTAATAATGGCCTGCAGCAACCGATATCGGGTAATGAGAAAAATGCCTCATTGGTTGTCTCACTAATAGCTCTAATATATTCCGAATTCGAGTTGGCCAAACTCTGGAGGCCCATGACCATAGATGATATCATACGCTATGGTGTGGCCTATTACAAGACATTGCGTAAGAAATTTCGCCTGGATGGCAAACGTTGGAAGAACAAGAAGCCCGAATTAAATGTGGTCGATTTACCTGAAATGTTTCTAATGGGTGCATTCAAGGCCACCGTGCGTAAGAATCCCTTCATGATCAATGGCCATGTGGCCGATTGTAAAAGCTATCTGGAATCACAATTGACAATGGCATTGCAACAATTGTTCAGTACACCACAATGGCCAGCGGCTTTGCTGCAAATTGATAATTCTGTTCTATCCATTTGGCGAGATCGTGAATTTTTCTATGTCTTTGATCCATTTCGTAGAAATCGAACCGGTTTGGTGATCGATCCGGATGATTATCGCATCAAAGGTTTGGCCGTATTGCAAATGCATTCGACATTCGATTCATTTTGTCGTGTTCTCTATCTGAATGCATTGAAAATGCGACGTGGTGGCAAATTCTTTATCCATGGCATACGTACAGGATGCATTAGACCGCTCCAAGTGATGACACAGAAAACGAATAAATTCCCAGCCTTACAGATGGGTTTGCCCACCTTTACGGATGAGCCAGAGCCAGCGGAATTGAAGCAAAAGAAGAGTATCGAAAGTATACCCGAAGCGGAACGTATGCCCATCACAGATGAGAAGGAAATGGCCGAAGATCTGATCAATCAGATAATCAATGAGATTATAAAAGAATTGCCAGAGCCACAATTGGAACGTCCGCGTGTGTATAGGCAGGCCCAGAAGGTTCTACTGCGTACGGATAAGGAAAATCTGAGAGCATTGCGCCTTAAGATTAAGCGAGGATATGAATTGGCCGGCGAAGAGGAGGAAGACGAAGACTTGCAGCGACTTCTTACCCTTGAAGAGGAATTGGCTCTCAAGAGCAATTTCCTTACACTGCCCGATGGTGCTTGGATTATTAAGGGCACCACTCAGTTGCCGCAATTGGATGAGGAAATGGCCAAATTGAGCGGCCTATTGGCTGGCCTTGTGGCCGTTGCCGTTTCAGCCAAATATAAGATATCCACATGGAATGCCGATCTCATTGAATTCTCGCTAGAGTCGCCCAATCAATTTGGCGATGATTATCAGAATTATGAATACATTTTGGCCTGCCTGTTGGCCAAAAAGTTACCCGACATTGCAATCGGTGAGAGTAACTTTAGCATGGAGGTGACCAAAGTGGTCAAGTCATCGATTATGGTGCCACTGCGTGAGGTTCTGCTCGAATTGCTAATAGCCAATACTCGCCTTCTGCTGGTCTGTCAGCGTTTCTCCTGCCTGATTGTAAAGCGTTATAATTTCCTCTACATGTTCATTGGCTTCCCTTGCAATCCTCTCGGTTTTCGTAAAGGTGGTTCGGGTCCGGCTTGTCTATTGCGCTTCGTCGAATTGGATGCCCTGCTGCGGCGCATTGAGTTTGGTTGCAATCCTCAAGGTTGTACGGTCATGAATTTCATTGTGGCTGCCATTAAGGTGGTGGATAATAACACCCAAGGACGTTTCCGTCACTGGGGTAAGGCCCTGGAGGATGCCGAATATGATCAGGAGGCTTCACGTAAGAAACGTTTGAAGGAACAGCGTCTGGAGAAGATGCGTTATATTGATGAGGAATTGAAAAAGGAGAATCGACGTATTCAAATGTTCTTGGAGGCCAAACAAGCACGCGAAGATCGCAAAAAGGGCAAAAAGGATAAAT cCAAACCTGAATACAAGGACACCGGTTTAGATGAGGCACATGGCGAGGAGAACGAATATGACGAACTAGGCATGGAGGAGGAAGAGGAAGCTGAGGGCGAGGAAGAGATTGAGTTGAAACATCAACCAGGCAAACGTCTACCCAAAGAGATACGACGACCATATAAGCCACGGCCCATACTCTATGGCTATCGGATGCGCGAAAAGGATTGCAATTTCAAGATACAGGGCAGCATGGCTATGGAGGGACGTGATGAGGGCTCATTCTCATTGATTAAACCCTGCTATTTTGCCTCCGCTTTGGCCATCATCAGTTGTTCGTTGCGTCCATTGAATCATTGGAATTCTTATCGCATCGATCGAGTGATAACCAATGCCAAGGCCATTGCTTCGCGAGTTTGCGAAATGGAATCGGTCTTTGAGCGTGTCGTGCGTCATGTCACGGTCGATGATTACGAATTCGATATTTGGATACGCAGTTTCGAACCCGCTGGCATGTGGACACCAGCTGCTGGATCCAAGAAGAAAATCTCTGGCGCTGCTGCAATGGCTATGTTTAAAAAGAAACTGGACAAATCCTTGGCCACCAGAAGCTATTTGCTTCTATTCACCGCAAACGGCAGCTATGCCATGTACCATGATGAGTTCTATCATCTCTTTGATCCCTATGGCAGCATGGAGAAACCAGGTGGGGGTGAAGAGGAAGACGATGGCGCCGAAGGTGGTGGTGatgagaagaaaaagaagaagtgCCCAAAGGGTCCCAAGCGATATCCTGAGAGGAATACAGCCTCATGGATTCTCTTTGCCGATGTCGATGGCCTCATTAACTATATCGATGAACGTAATGCCCAACCGGAATGGAAAGAGAAGTGTCAATATAAATTCTATGTGGTCGATATTCTATCGTACAAGAAGGCTGCACCCAATGCTCGTATCCTGCAGCTACTAACCGATCTTTCCATACCAATGACATGCTCGAATAAACACTACGGACGTCCGGAATACGAAATTTGCGCCACAAACGAATCACTGGGTTGGCTGGAGCTGGAGAATTGTCTGCCTGTATGGAGTCGATTGAATCGCCGCAATACTGCTGGCAAATATCGCAATTTGccagtcagcaaattgaagaaattcgATGTCGAGATCGAAGGACGCCTCTGGTCACTGTGGGGTAATCTCCATCCTGAGGCACCTGTCTTCGAAGACGAATTGCGTGGCCGTCAATATTTGGCCTGCTATGTGATGGCTTGCTGTGCGGCAAGTGTCTATCGTCTGATGGATTGGAGTGCCCATCTCCTGGACACGATTGTTGTATGCGGTGACAAGTACTTTAAGGAGAGCATCGATCAAATTTCCAAAGAGGATTATGAATTCTCGCTGGAGAATCTAAACATCGATTGCTCCCTGGAGGCCATCAATTTTGTGGTACACATCGAACATGTGTGCTATGGCAAATTGTATCGTGTACCCACATCGAATCGTATGAATCTATCCGAGGCATTGATCTATTTCTTCAGTCACTATCAATATGGCATTGTGATGGTGAGGAAGAGGGCCTTGGCCATTGGTTTCTCGCCGGGACACGATGGTGGCTATTTCATGTACGATTGCCAGGAAAAGGATCATCCTCTGTTCCCCAAGGCACAGGGTGCTTCATATTTGCTGCGTACACGACACTTACAAGTTCTTCTCTACTGCATTGTGGTGACCCTCAATGTGCCCTTCTATAATATCGATTTCAGTATACACAAGGTGGAAATGTTGCGCGAAGGTGCCACTGTCGAGAACGAGGGCGAAGAGGAAGAGGGTGGCGGAGCCGAAGGAGGCGAAGATGATGAacagtag
- the LOC6645785 gene encoding uncharacterized protein LOC6645785, whose protein sequence is MAAMAAIQTTTPPATATTKTGSRRNNNTNKGAKSRRNERNILTFYEKIAVIRYYDETNISRNSLAKMFHCCATQIRRILEKKRELLQQLATLSEADASIIIEEMTRKRRKFEMSAISFLLHEWVERCRQLHLEGSIRNQKLKETALRMAAVLNLPTFRPSYRWLNRFRGKYKYEEDDLGYLGDNAITKELPVEEIIVEFKQALPNFMQKELADMDTGSLSLQDVKQKLVNLSSENSLMSDGGLFDEDDDDDDGDGDRRDRDDDDEVVEVVTCEPSVLPSPATTPDAVQEVTDPQDQDMNSLQMNAGTSTLLNGVFPHLAIIHQFALMNSDIQALELISQLGVHMQQQATSGAYHTLSLATGDTSEARDAVEQPFELPPGSIYADIDDIELIE, encoded by the exons ATGGCAGCCATGGCAGcaatacaaacaacaacaccgccagcaactgcaacaacaaaaaccggCAGTCGACGCAACAATAACACCAACAAAGGG GCAAAATCACGTCGAAATGAACGTAATATTTTAACATTCTATGAAAAAATCGCTGTTATACGCTACTACGATGAGACGAATATCTCTCGTAATAGCCTGGCCAAGATGTTTCATTGCTGTGCCACACAAATTCGCCGCATATTGGAAAAGAAACGCGAACTACTTCAGCAATTGGCTACATTGAGTGAAGCAGATGCATCCATAATCATTGAGGAAATGACACGAAAACGTCGCAAATTTGAAATGAGCGCCATTAGTTTCCTTCTACATGAATGGGTAGAGCGTTGCCGCCAGTTGCACCTAGAAGGCAGTATACGCAATCAGAAACTTAAAGAGACGGCCCTAAGGATGGCAGCTGTTCTAAATCTGCCTACGTTTCGACCATCGTATCGTTGGTTGAATCGCTTTCGTGGTAAATATAAGTATGAAGAAGATGATTTGGGTTATCTGGGTGATAATGCCATAACGAAGGAGTTGCCCGTTGAGGAGATTATAGTAGAATTTAAGCAGGCTTTGCcaaattttatgcaaaaagaatTGGCCGATATGGATACGGGAAGTTTATCCTTACAGgatgtaaaacaaaaattggttAACTTGTCAAGTGAGAATAGTTTAATGTCCGACGGAGGACTTTTTGATGaggacgatgatgacgatgatggtgatggtgacCGACGTGATCgcgatgatgacgatgaagTAGTGGAGGTTGTGACCTGTGAGCCTAGTGTTCTACCCTCGCCAGCTACAACGCCAGATGCAGTGCAAGAAGTAACAGATCCACAGGATCAGGATATGAATAGCCTACAAATGAACGCCGGCACCAGCACTTTACTAAATGGAGTATTCCCCCATTTGGCGATTATCCATCAGTTTGCCTTGATGAACTCTGACATACAAGCTCTAGAGTTGATCTCACAATTGGGTGTGCATATGCAACAGCAGGCCACATCCGGTGCGTATCACACCTTATCCCTGGCCACAGGCGACACAAGTGAAGCCAGAGATGCTGTGGAACAGCCTTTTGAACTGCCACCTGGTAGTATATACGCCGATATAGATGATATAGAATTGATCGAGTAG
- the LOC6645786 gene encoding putative uncharacterized protein DDB_G0294196 produces MTTTHLLSKRGTTISKAFFVTLAIGFCMVAADVSHLPSSYLPPPKPEHAVSMSIEQQELRELPEQVEYMRDGEMDNSQMDMDTNMMGGMTMPMPSSLLTPPAPVESEADSHSLPTRYLPPAQQMNQAPGQEEESFSQAATPTEPEPLMQPEAEQQQMPMDYMQYLPPAPVDGSAGQQQLTYQQYQEQLQQQQQQQQQEQQPQEYQMPYILDVVQQPMAPSDAETLAYEEPQPAHELRNDGYHYKSQTAEEEQRLRH; encoded by the exons ATGACTACGACACACCTTCTTTCAAAACGTGGCACAACGATTTCC AAAGCCTTCTTTGTGACTTTAGCCATTGGTTTCTGTATGGTTGCTGCGGATGTATCCCATTTGCCAAGCAGCTATTTACCACCACCAAAACCCGAACATGCCGTCTCCATGAGCATTGAACAGCAGGAATTACGTGAGCTACCCGAACAAGTGGAATATATGAGAGATGGAGAGATGGACAATAGCCAAATGGATATGGATACAAATATGATGGGAGGCATGACCATGCCTATGCCCAGTAGCCTACTGACACCACCAGCACCAGTTGAGTCGGAGGCTGATAGCCACTCATTGCCCACCCGTTATTTGCCCCCAGCTCAGCAAATGAATCAAGCCCCAGGACAAGAGGAAGAATCATTCTCTCAGGCAGCAACACCCACTGAACCGGAGCCTCTCATGCAGCCAGAAGCTGAACAGCAGCAAATGCCAATGGATTATATGCAATATTTACCTCCTGCTCCTGTCGATGGGTCAGCTGGTCAACAGCAATTGACCTATCAGCAGTATCAAGAGCAActccaacagcaacagcagcagcagcagcaggaacagCAACCGCAAGAATACCAAATGCCATACATTCTCGATGTAGTCCAACAGCCCATGGCTCCTTCCGATGCTGAGACTTTGGCCTATGAGGAACCACAGCCAGCTCATGAATTGCGTAACGATGGCTATCACTACAAATCACAGACGGCTGAAGAGGAACAGCGTCTGAGGCACTAA
- the LOC6645787 gene encoding uncharacterized protein LOC6645787, whose translation MAMAKKGYVCTTCGSKKQKLTPALEFGFYKRRQQYEEHRCIEGVSDICKKCDAFTFFLNLDDNSSESPDVVLTSGSLKYKRFGRQDKSVSSQGEKFSPWTPISIGSKYSSRSRSCAPMVLSDRSSRRTQSTGRRDFNWPEVQQRPIYGEISPSSDSDCGRHDEPNITNSLEEYSVYEYSDYDSSFYDENETAGFPIDIAIDDDAKDYETDDEDIQQFRRTETRSSQTLESRIDSPPSNRREKPMSSHNDYPKLKTSSKKKDKKPKNDLPKKVKQKKELLSKLNGMRERLNTEYERAQSELKQLQYDNIVKKQELKQIKRERGGAHYILPEISDGYTKREEQVKSENVTRESQMRRSMKEEKLPKSTPYMESDLTPFCSSLNGGGSTVTEGPTSSRQCLTPLTTQSLAMPRASRGGLKSLNKFPRICYALSSVQRAIYQGFVTDPRSKIGRTKQLALRKGKKPEYVDELPYSQFTTLPCNRKEILYLLDIKPEASNNANVAQELFISRAPVFCPDDDCKRITFIADFNRHLLYDHRALTMERINVRQSKTFYLDSNVVLLNKPKCHILYLIREKVIDTHSKKLRELLPVLVMTSRVRLSEMFGPSSAVELHGVSHQALNAEMFVIWLTSFIPRDHNVIGTICVWSTDKTQLVNSLYVHTSDVYDIRDPQDLCSICSSTSSLVIPGHVVNRMTNHGGNFLAVQIQLY comes from the coding sequence atggcgatggcgaaaAAAGGATATGTCTGCACTACTTGCGGCAGTAAGAAACAAAAGCTGACGCCGGCATTGGAGTTTGGATTCTATAAACGACGACAACAATATGAGGAACATCGTTGCATTGAAGGTGTCTCGGACATATGCAAAAAATGTGAtgcttttacattttttcTCAATCTAGATGACAATTCAAGTGAGTCCCCGGATGTTGTACTAACGTCAGGATCACTTAAATACAAGAGGTTCGGCAGACAGGACAAGAGTGTGAGCAGCCAGGGTGAGAAATTTAGTCCATGGACACCAATTTCAATCGGATCTAAATATTCGAGTCGATCAAGAAGCTGTGCCCCAATGGTGTTATCCGATCGAAGCAGCCGACGTACTCAATCTACAGGTAGAAGGGACTTTAATTGGCCTGAAGTCCAGCAGAGGCCCATTTATGGAGAGATTTCACCATCGAGTGATAGTGATTGTGGACGTCATGACGAGCCGAACATAACGAATAGTCTTGAGGAATATAGTGTATATGAATATAGCGATTATGATTCAAGCTTTTATGATGAGAATGAAACTGCTGGTTTTCCCATTGATATTGctattgatgatgatgctaaGGATTATGAGACTGACGATGAAGACATACAACAGTTTAGACGCACAGAGACGAGATCGTCACAAACGCTCGAGTCCAGGATAGATAGTCCGCCTTCAAACAGAAGGGAGAAACCGATGAGCAGCCATAATGATTATCCCAAATTGAAGACATCTtccaaaaaaaaggacaagaaaccaaaaaacgaCTTgccaaaaaaagtaaaacagaaaaaagaatTGCTTAGCAAATTGAATGGAATGAGGGAACGTCTAAATACTGAATATGAGAGAGCCCAATCTGAGCTGAAGCAACTCCAATATGACAATATAGTCAAGAAACAAGAATTGAAGCAAATCAAACGCGAACGTGGAGGAGCGCACTACATTTTGCCCGAAATATCCGATGGCTATACCAAAAGGGAGGAGCAAGTAAAGTCGGAAAACGTAACCCGTGAAAGTCAAATGAGGCGATCCATGAAGGAGGAGAAGCTGCCGAAATCAACTCCATATATGGAATCAGATCTAACACCCTTTTGTAGCTCTTTAAATGGTGGAGGGTCAACTGTCACTGAGGGTCCTACAAGTTCAAGGCAATGCCTAACGCCATTGACTACGCAATCTCTAGCAATGCCGAGGGCTTCAAGGGGAGGATTGAAAAGCTTAAACAAATTTCCACGAATTTGTTATGCCTTGTCGAGTGTTCAGAGAGCTATATACCAGGGATTTGTCACCGATCCAAGGTCAAAGATTGGTCGAACCAAACAATTGGCGCTCAGGAAGGGCAAAAAACCTGAGTATGTCGACGAACTGCCTTACTCTCAGTTTACCACACTTCCATGCAATCGAAAGGAGATTCTTTATTTACTGGATATCAAGCCAGAAGCCAGTAACAATGCAAATGTTGCCCAAGAACTATTTATATCACGAGCACCCGTCTTTTGTCCCGATGATGATTGCAAGCGTATCACTTTTATTGCGGATTTCAATCGTCATCTTTTGTATGATCATCGCGCCCTGACCATGGAGCGCATCAATGTGAGGCAGTCGAAAACCTTCTACCTGGATTCAAATGTTGTTCTGCTCAATAAGCCCAAATGCCATATACTGTATTTGATCCGAGAAAAGGTTATCGATACACATAGCAAGAAATTGCGCGAACTATTGCCTGTTCTTGTGATGACGTCACGTGTACGCCTTTCCGAGATGTTTGGCCCCTCAAGTGCTGTGGAACTACACGGCGTCTCGCACCAGGCTCTCAATGCTGAAATGTTTGTCATCTGGCTGACAAGCTTCATTCCCAGGGATCACAATGTCATAGGCACAATTTGTGTGTGGTCTACAGACAAAACCCAATTGGTCAATTCGTTGTATGTCCATACCAGCGATGTTTACGATATCAGGGACCCGCAGGATCTGTGCTCCATATGTTCCAGCACCAGCTCTTTGGTTATACCCGGTCACGTTGTTAATCGTATGACCAATCATGGCGGAAACTTTTTGGCCGTCCAGATTCAACTGTATTAG
- the LOC6645788 gene encoding uncharacterized protein LOC6645788 produces MSSQMDQNCKKSEDAKAMDCTENDFALELKPAPKQLCIPLHQRRRMVVSDTSMGHRPMEFEIPDKSWSVLYFGADRNKHLK; encoded by the exons ATGTCATCGCAAATGGATCAGAATTGCAAGAAGAGCGAGGATGCAAAGGCCATGGACTGCACTGAGAATGATTTTGCTTTGGAACTGAAGCCGGCACCCAAGCAATTGTGCATTCCATTGCATCAACGTAGACGCATGGTAGTCTCGGATACCAG TATGGGACATCGCCCAATGGAATTCGAAATTCCGGACAAGTCGTGGTCGGTGCTATATTTTGGCGCCGATAGGAATAAACACCTGAAGTAG